In a single window of the Bacteroidota bacterium genome:
- a CDS encoding peptide chain release factor 3 produces MSNEKEISKRRTFAIISHPDAGKTTLTEKLLLFGGAIQTAGAVKSNKITKTAASDFMEIERQRGISVATSVMAFEYHDTFVNLLDTPGHKDFAEDTYRTLTAVDSVILVIDCVKGVEEQTERLMEVCRMRDTPVIVFINKMDRPGQDPFDLLDELEAKLSIKVRPLSWPIGIGSDFKGVYDLEEKQLRLFDADIQKMAKDVVHIQDLNDPRLDKELGRQAVKLREEVELVEGVYDAFDEKEYHSGHIAPVFFGSALYNFGVRELLEKFITIAPTPRPRPTDQGFIEPTQNEFSGFIFKIHANLDPRHRDRIAFLRVCSGKFERNTFFHHVRLNKKVRFSSPASFLAQRKSIVDEAFPGDVIGLYDTGNFKIGDTLTEGSNFTFRGIPTFSPEIFKELINDDPMKSKQLEKGITQLTDEGVAQLFTQEPGARRIIGTVGELQFEVIQYRLQHEYGASCHFDSLPYFKALWLTSDDKEVLEKFARLKPKYICFDKDNNMVFLAGSEWTLNMEKQNYPEITFHTNSEFKTEQVV; encoded by the coding sequence ATGAGCAACGAAAAGGAAATCAGCAAGCGGCGCACGTTTGCCATCATCTCCCACCCTGACGCGGGCAAGACGACTTTGACCGAAAAGCTGCTGCTCTTTGGTGGCGCTATTCAGACCGCAGGCGCGGTCAAAAGCAACAAAATCACCAAAACCGCGGCCTCCGACTTCATGGAAATCGAACGGCAAAGGGGCATTTCCGTGGCGACCTCCGTGATGGCATTCGAATACCATGACACCTTCGTCAACTTGCTCGATACGCCTGGCCACAAGGACTTTGCAGAAGATACCTACCGCACTTTGACGGCCGTGGACTCCGTGATCCTCGTGATCGACTGCGTCAAAGGCGTCGAGGAACAAACCGAACGCCTCATGGAGGTCTGCCGCATGCGCGACACCCCGGTGATCGTCTTCATCAACAAAATGGACCGCCCGGGACAAGATCCCTTTGACTTGCTCGACGAATTGGAGGCCAAGCTCTCCATCAAGGTACGTCCGCTGAGTTGGCCGATCGGCATTGGCTCGGATTTCAAGGGCGTTTATGACCTTGAAGAAAAGCAATTGCGCCTCTTCGATGCAGACATCCAGAAAATGGCCAAGGATGTGGTTCATATTCAAGACTTGAACGATCCACGTCTGGACAAGGAACTCGGAAGACAAGCGGTCAAACTCCGCGAGGAAGTCGAATTGGTCGAGGGCGTTTACGATGCATTCGACGAAAAAGAATACCACAGCGGCCATATCGCGCCGGTTTTCTTCGGAAGTGCGCTCTACAACTTCGGCGTGCGCGAACTGCTCGAGAAATTCATCACGATCGCGCCTACTCCGCGTCCACGCCCGACCGACCAAGGATTCATCGAGCCCACCCAAAACGAATTCAGCGGATTCATTTTCAAGATCCACGCCAACCTCGACCCGCGCCACCGTGACCGTATCGCCTTTTTGAGGGTTTGCTCCGGCAAATTTGAGCGGAACACCTTCTTTCACCACGTGCGGTTGAATAAAAAAGTGCGCTTCAGCAGTCCTGCGAGCTTTTTGGCGCAACGGAAAAGTATCGTAGACGAGGCATTTCCGGGCGACGTGATCGGCTTGTATGACACAGGAAATTTCAAGATCGGCGATACGTTGACCGAAGGCTCCAACTTCACATTCAGGGGAATACCGACCTTTTCGCCCGAAATCTTCAAGGAACTCATCAACGATGATCCGATGAAGAGCAAGCAACTCGAAAAGGGCATTACGCAGCTCACGGACGAAGGTGTGGCGCAGCTTTTCACCCAAGAACCAGGCGCAAGGCGTATCATCGGCACCGTCGGCGAATTGCAATTCGAGGTCATCCAATACCGCTTGCAGCACGAATATGGTGCCTCCTGCCACTTTGATTCGCTGCCCTATTTCAAAGCACTGTGGCTCACTTCGGATGACAAGGAAGTGTTGGAGAAATTCGCGCGGCTCAAACCCAAGTACATCTGCTTTGACAAGGACAACAACATGGTTTTCCTTGCCGGCTCCGAATGGACGCTGAACATGGAAAAGCAGAATTACCCCGAAATCACCTTCCACACCAATTCGGAGTTTAAGACCGAGCAGGTGGTTTGA
- the mazG gene encoding nucleoside triphosphate pyrophosphohydrolase, with the protein MNENLNPAFDRLVKIVQELREKCPWDREQTKESLRTLTIEETFELSDAILQDDWQELKTEAGDILLHVLFYSRLGEEQGHFSTEDMINTLIDKLIRRHPHIYGNVQADSAEQVTINWEQIKMEEKKDQKKKSVLSGVPQSMPALIKAQRMQEKVASVGFDWSEPEQVWRKVQEELEEFKVEADLHKANGNNLEKMEKEFGDLLFSLVNFARFIKVNPEDALEKTNRKFRNRFEYLEAKVAAAGGNLKEMSLEEMDVLWEESKAHFA; encoded by the coding sequence ATGAATGAAAACCTGAATCCCGCCTTTGATCGTTTGGTGAAAATTGTCCAGGAATTGCGCGAAAAATGCCCTTGGGACCGCGAGCAAACCAAGGAAAGTCTGCGCACACTGACCATCGAAGAAACATTTGAGCTCAGCGATGCGATTTTGCAAGACGATTGGCAGGAGTTGAAGACCGAAGCCGGGGATATCTTGCTGCATGTGCTTTTCTATTCGCGGTTGGGGGAGGAGCAAGGCCACTTTTCGACGGAAGACATGATCAATACGCTCATTGACAAGTTGATCCGTCGGCACCCGCATATCTACGGAAATGTACAAGCCGATTCCGCCGAGCAGGTGACAATCAACTGGGAGCAGATCAAAATGGAGGAGAAAAAGGATCAGAAGAAGAAATCCGTACTCAGTGGTGTTCCGCAAAGCATGCCGGCGCTGATCAAGGCTCAACGCATGCAGGAAAAGGTCGCCTCGGTTGGTTTTGATTGGAGCGAACCGGAGCAAGTCTGGCGCAAGGTGCAGGAGGAGTTGGAAGAATTCAAGGTTGAAGCCGATTTGCACAAGGCAAACGGCAACAATCTTGAGAAAATGGAAAAGGAATTTGGGGATTTGCTTTTCAGCTTGGTCAATTTTGCGCGCTTCATCAAAGTGAATCCAGAGGATGCTCTGGAAAAAACAAACCGGAAGTTTCGCAATCGCTTTGAATACCTCGAAGCCAAAGTCGCAGCGGCGGGCGGCAATCTAAAGGAGATGTCATTGGAAGAGATGGATGTGCTCTGGGAAGAAAGCAAAGCGCATTTCGCCTGA
- a CDS encoding T9SS type A sorting domain-containing protein, translated as MKSINLTLFFGFFVMVLFQHSPLRAQCTGGANAGSISPTTTFQTIPCARAGEYYTFVATAGATYTFSFCQGGGNGNGIDTYLTILDNGGAAIPGAFNDNACFPVYSEVVWVATATATFRIRISLPPVGCGANATCLTLAYRMTNPPGPGVNCGNPMIIAALPYSNTGLTTCGNGNTYTSAHACGSTYMNGEDFIFRYTSPGNECINLSLTGTSNWVGVFVYNGCPNTIGTTCVAQATSGAGNPSLSNVQLVAAGTYYFLVSTLPPPNCTPFNISISRCPTGTTCSYSRVIPSLPYSQTALTTCGFGNDYNSTHACTDAYMNGEDFIFSYTITSPKCIDIFTTGTTSWAGLFVMNGCPSNVGTACIAKNVSIFGNPTLTGVQLTTPGTYYIMVDTKPLPNCTPFNILVDTCQPAVPCGSNPPADNGCLGATNISNYTSFCGNTDTVQFTPDGPGNLPGTFCGTIENNSWWSFVADTTVVHFFFTVSNCYFGNGIQAQVFSTTNCTSFTAVSNCFNPGTATNGTITATGLVPGQTYYLMVDGYAEDDCDYTVSWDGGPLPVEFGSINALLVDGKVHVNWETQSESNCMGFFIERGTPDNSREINGFQWQEAGFVESPFGTTSSPQSYFFIDNDAPTGDAYYRIREIDYDGYSSYSEVLRVVDGVAAGNDLLEIYPNPARDRIFLSLAFAQPGVANFSLIDVSGKVIFAQQLGEFQMGTYSRQVALPNLPMGIYIYDVTMGNERFRGKLMVQQ; from the coding sequence ATGAAATCGATCAACCTTACATTGTTTTTTGGCTTTTTCGTGATGGTTTTGTTTCAGCATTCTCCCCTTCGTGCTCAGTGCACAGGCGGGGCCAATGCAGGTTCGATTTCACCCACCACGACCTTTCAAACGATCCCATGTGCCAGAGCAGGAGAGTACTATACGTTTGTGGCGACAGCCGGAGCCACCTATACATTTAGCTTTTGCCAAGGAGGTGGAAACGGTAACGGCATCGATACCTATCTGACGATCCTGGACAATGGTGGCGCTGCAATACCAGGTGCATTCAACGACAATGCTTGCTTTCCAGTTTATTCCGAGGTTGTCTGGGTTGCCACGGCAACGGCCACCTTTCGCATTCGCATCAGCCTGCCGCCTGTAGGTTGCGGTGCCAATGCCACCTGCTTGACGCTCGCCTACCGTATGACCAATCCGCCAGGGCCCGGCGTCAATTGTGGCAATCCCATGATCATCGCAGCGTTGCCCTACTCAAACACTGGTCTCACAACCTGCGGAAACGGCAACACTTACACTAGTGCCCATGCCTGCGGAAGCACCTACATGAACGGCGAGGACTTCATTTTCAGGTATACAAGTCCTGGAAATGAATGTATTAACCTTTCTTTGACAGGCACATCCAACTGGGTCGGGGTTTTTGTTTACAACGGATGCCCCAACACCATCGGCACGACTTGCGTGGCTCAGGCGACCTCGGGGGCTGGCAATCCTTCGCTCAGCAACGTGCAACTCGTCGCTGCGGGAACCTACTATTTCTTGGTTTCCACGTTGCCTCCACCTAATTGCACGCCCTTCAACATTTCGATCAGCCGTTGCCCAACCGGTACGACTTGCAGTTATTCCAGGGTCATTCCAAGCTTGCCGTATTCACAGACTGCACTCACGACTTGCGGTTTTGGAAATGACTACAACAGCACACATGCTTGCACCGATGCCTACATGAATGGCGAAGATTTCATCTTCAGCTATACCATTACCTCCCCCAAGTGCATCGACATTTTCACGACCGGAACCACCAGTTGGGCTGGCTTGTTTGTGATGAACGGTTGTCCAAGTAATGTTGGCACCGCCTGTATTGCCAAGAATGTCAGCATTTTCGGCAACCCGACATTGACAGGTGTGCAATTGACAACGCCGGGGACATACTATATCATGGTGGACACGAAGCCGCTACCTAATTGTACCCCCTTCAACATTCTCGTCGATACCTGCCAGCCTGCCGTACCCTGTGGGTCCAATCCACCTGCTGACAACGGTTGCCTAGGTGCCACCAATATCTCCAACTATACCTCTTTTTGTGGCAACACAGATACCGTCCAATTTACCCCGGACGGGCCTGGAAACCTTCCCGGCACTTTTTGCGGCACGATTGAGAACAACTCCTGGTGGAGTTTTGTCGCAGATACCACCGTCGTGCACTTCTTCTTCACGGTCAGCAATTGTTACTTCGGAAATGGTATTCAGGCACAGGTCTTTTCAACTACGAATTGCACTTCCTTTACGGCGGTTTCTAACTGTTTCAACCCAGGAACTGCCACGAATGGCACGATTACCGCAACCGGATTGGTGCCGGGACAAACTTACTATTTGATGGTCGACGGCTATGCCGAAGACGATTGTGACTACACTGTCTCCTGGGATGGCGGTCCGTTGCCCGTTGAGTTTGGAAGCATCAATGCCCTTTTGGTGGATGGCAAAGTTCATGTGAATTGGGAAACGCAATCCGAAAGCAACTGCATGGGCTTCTTCATTGAGCGCGGCACGCCTGATAATTCCCGTGAAATCAATGGATTCCAATGGCAAGAGGCAGGATTCGTTGAAAGTCCATTCGGAACAACTTCCTCGCCGCAGTCATACTTTTTCATCGATAACGATGCCCCGACCGGAGATGCCTACTACCGCATTCGTGAAATCGACTACGATGGTTATTCGTCCTATTCCGAGGTACTCCGTGTGGTAGATGGGGTTGCCGCTGGAAATGATTTGTTGGAAATATATCCGAATCCAGCGCGTGACCGCATCTTTTTGAGCTTGGCCTTTGCACAACCGGGAGTGGCCAACTTCAGCTTGATTGATGTTTCCGGCAAAGTCATCTTTGCCCAGCAACTCGGTGAATTCCAGATGGGAACTTACTCGCGGCAAGTTGCATTGCCAAACCTGCCGATGGGAATCTATATTTATGACGTCACCATGGGAAATGAGCGCTTCCGCGGTAAACTGATGGTGCAGCAATAA
- a CDS encoding SRPBCC domain-containing protein, whose amino-acid sequence MMQVHTYFETEIYFEAGPARVWDALTNPEKTRQYMYGAVIHTDWEEGSPITWEVEIGDERFVAVQGHLKELKLFKRFEFTVFVPNSGVADIPENYITTTYELHREGDRTRLHVRQGDYSKVDNGEARYLDTANIWQAVTPKLIAIAESRELHPSNDHA is encoded by the coding sequence ATGATGCAAGTACATACGTATTTCGAAACGGAAATTTACTTTGAAGCTGGTCCTGCACGGGTCTGGGACGCCCTGACCAACCCGGAAAAGACGCGCCAATACATGTATGGCGCCGTCATACACACAGATTGGGAGGAGGGTAGTCCGATTACCTGGGAGGTTGAGATCGGAGACGAACGGTTCGTTGCAGTCCAAGGGCATTTGAAAGAACTCAAGCTGTTCAAACGATTCGAATTCACCGTTTTTGTACCCAATTCCGGAGTCGCAGACATTCCTGAGAACTACATTACCACGACCTACGAACTGCACCGTGAAGGCGACCGCACACGCTTGCATGTGCGCCAAGGCGACTATTCCAAGGTTGACAATGGTGAAGCCCGCTACCTTGACACCGCCAATATCTGGCAAGCTGTAACCCCCAAGTTGATTGCCATTGCGGAATCCAGGGAATTGCATCCAAGCAATGATCATGCTTGA
- a CDS encoding SBBP repeat-containing protein: MGIYSWGASTTNGSTEIATAGTYQPYISNTSGFIAGFLARFTTTGQRQWGTFYSGFNDDQVLGVCIYGPPGNPFSIIITGFTASNNAISSPGIQGGTFNGGTDIFVASINPANGTRQWGRYLGGSGLDDGNAVAVDGSGNIYVAGFTNSTNLAALGTTPTSPPGNGDGIIAKFTNTGNLVWSKFIGGPGYDAFNSLYVDNIQTVFACGESNSNSGLSVNNFPGNPYGSNDVLLTKLNDQGTVNWSGCYGGTGADFGCSICPSPGGDFICRITQSNSGYSGAPTYGGGRISWKNCT, encoded by the coding sequence ATGGGAATATATTCATGGGGAGCATCAACCACCAACGGCTCAACCGAAATTGCCACTGCTGGTACCTATCAGCCCTATATCTCCAACACCAGCGGGTTCATCGCAGGATTCTTGGCTCGGTTCACAACCACTGGTCAGCGTCAATGGGGCACATTTTATAGCGGTTTCAACGACGACCAGGTGCTGGGAGTTTGCATCTATGGACCTCCGGGGAACCCGTTTTCTATTATCATCACCGGCTTCACGGCAAGCAATAATGCAATTTCTTCACCGGGAATTCAGGGCGGAACTTTTAACGGTGGCACTGATATTTTTGTTGCCAGCATCAATCCGGCGAATGGAACCCGGCAATGGGGCAGGTATCTTGGTGGCAGCGGACTGGATGATGGAAATGCAGTAGCTGTTGACGGTTCAGGAAATATCTATGTCGCTGGATTTACAAATAGCACCAACCTTGCTGCTTTGGGAACTACACCAACATCCCCTCCGGGCAATGGGGACGGAATTATTGCAAAATTCACCAACACTGGAAATCTCGTTTGGTCCAAATTCATCGGGGGGCCTGGATATGATGCCTTCAACAGCCTTTACGTTGACAATATTCAAACCGTTTTTGCTTGCGGCGAATCAAACAGCAATTCAGGCCTGTCGGTCAACAATTTTCCAGGCAATCCATATGGAAGCAATGATGTGTTACTGACCAAGTTAAATGATCAGGGAACCGTTAACTGGTCGGGGTGCTATGGCGGAACCGGTGCAGATTTTGGCTGTTCCATTTGTCCTTCACCCGGCGGCGATTTTATTTGCAGGATCACGCAAAGCAATTCGGGCTACAGCGGTGCACCAACGTATGGAGGTGGAAGGATCTCCTGGAAAAACTGCACATGA
- a CDS encoding AAA family ATPase, with the protein MSEFKPYLHSAHIEGYKSIVSCDVTFKPGLNIIIGKNGTGKTNLLEGIKETLNVKPAFLEREADFGSKLVFIQGKDSPNAIVFGILNRGVLDAENLNIQNSLERIRVHANSTDFPGFAPFGNFLFKHSIPKSIPFLTNFEAGWSFRKGVVSKLYQDENDLNSITQLSQIVNQKWRSEKHEDIDGKSISNILVQSFDELKDELIPWIRAYTAITNMKVQEGWIDPGILNETYEAKGFRFLFEINGAYYPFQNLSDGTKRIVLLIMEVCKSSHINFTLKGSTIVSYVTSVEEPELGIHPHQLQKLMAFLKEQSKNKQIILTTHSPQVLDILNKDELDRIIIADFDPEKGSTFRHLDDKEIANAQNFMSDMYLSDYWRFSDLEVDKVK; encoded by the coding sequence ATGTCAGAGTTCAAACCCTACCTCCACAGTGCCCATATCGAAGGCTACAAGTCCATCGTGAGCTGCGACGTGACGTTTAAGCCCGGGCTGAATATCATTATTGGGAAGAACGGGACGGGGAAGACGAATTTGTTGGAGGGGATTAAAGAAACCCTCAATGTAAAGCCTGCCTTTTTGGAGAGGGAGGCAGATTTCGGATCAAAACTGGTTTTTATCCAAGGAAAAGACTCTCCGAATGCAATTGTATTTGGCATTTTGAATCGCGGAGTTCTCGATGCTGAAAATTTGAACATCCAAAATTCGCTTGAACGGATAAGAGTTCATGCGAATAGCACTGATTTTCCTGGATTTGCACCGTTTGGAAATTTCCTATTCAAGCATTCTATCCCAAAATCCATTCCCTTTTTGACGAATTTTGAAGCTGGGTGGTCATTCCGAAAAGGCGTTGTGAGTAAATTGTATCAAGATGAGAACGACCTGAATTCAATAACTCAGCTCTCTCAAATTGTCAATCAAAAATGGAGGAGTGAGAAACATGAAGACATTGATGGCAAATCAATTAGCAATATACTTGTACAGTCCTTTGATGAGCTAAAGGACGAATTGATCCCATGGATAAGAGCATATACCGCTATTACCAACATGAAAGTTCAGGAAGGTTGGATTGATCCAGGGATACTGAATGAAACCTATGAAGCTAAAGGTTTTCGTTTTTTGTTTGAGATTAATGGCGCTTATTACCCATTCCAGAATCTCTCAGACGGGACAAAACGTATTGTTCTGTTGATTATGGAGGTCTGTAAGTCCTCCCACATCAATTTCACATTGAAAGGTTCAACTATTGTTTCCTATGTAACTTCGGTAGAGGAACCTGAACTAGGTATCCACCCGCACCAACTCCAAAAACTCATGGCTTTCCTCAAGGAACAGTCGAAAAACAAGCAGATCATCCTTACGACCCACTCCCCCCAAGTCTTGGACATCCTCAACAAAGACGAATTGGACCGAATCATCATTGCCGACTTCGATCCTGAAAAGGGTTCCACTTTTCGGCATTTGGATGACAAAGAAATCGCCAATGCCCAAAATTTCATGTCTGACATGTATCTCAGTGATTATTGGCGGTTTTCTGATTTGGAGGTGGACAAGGTCAAATGA
- a CDS encoding T9SS type A sorting domain-containing protein, which yields MKKLILFIAYLAISQISAGQIVSGSFVHDNIIRNFDLHLPTGWTSNDSLPLLLDFHYLGADGRDEDTLTQFNPIADAEGFIVCHPWGFFSDWNVGQNAPFGSGTKDVDYINVLIDTLHSRYGIDLNRVYAVGMGQGGFMVHRLACELSGRLAAVAAVGASIADSAAFYCQTTRPVPVMMIQGTADSVIYYYTGLPGIWGSVQQLVNLWKAHNNALGNEITVNLPDTANEGSHIISHRWLGDQNSEVLLYEVVNGGFAWPGANRDLGSGGNRNMDINASRHIWDFLKRYTLTTFTPIGMEETVDVDLQMNVFPNPAKELLHVSVSTGKLPNVKVLDLQGREAFAPITFQTGNSADVNVSHLPNGMYLLQADGVSKRFAVMH from the coding sequence ATGAAAAAACTGATCCTCTTCATTGCATATCTTGCCATATCCCAAATTTCTGCGGGACAGATCGTTTCTGGCAGCTTTGTGCATGACAACATCATCAGAAACTTTGACTTGCACCTTCCGACAGGTTGGACCTCCAATGATAGCCTACCCTTGTTACTCGACTTTCATTACCTCGGCGCCGACGGACGCGACGAGGACACTTTGACACAGTTCAATCCCATTGCCGACGCCGAAGGCTTCATCGTTTGCCATCCTTGGGGTTTCTTCTCGGATTGGAATGTGGGTCAAAATGCGCCATTTGGCTCTGGAACCAAGGATGTTGATTACATCAATGTTTTGATTGACACGCTGCATTCTCGCTACGGAATTGATTTGAACCGCGTTTATGCCGTTGGGATGGGACAAGGCGGATTCATGGTGCATCGCTTGGCTTGCGAGCTGAGTGGTCGTTTAGCCGCTGTGGCTGCGGTCGGCGCCAGCATCGCAGACAGCGCCGCGTTCTATTGTCAGACGACCCGCCCGGTTCCTGTGATGATGATTCAGGGCACGGCAGACAGTGTCATCTACTATTACACCGGTTTGCCCGGAATTTGGGGAAGCGTTCAGCAGTTGGTCAACCTCTGGAAAGCACATAATAATGCACTCGGCAACGAAATCACCGTCAATTTGCCAGACACCGCCAATGAAGGCTCCCATATCATCAGCCACCGTTGGCTGGGCGACCAAAACAGCGAAGTTTTGCTGTATGAAGTCGTCAACGGCGGCTTTGCATGGCCGGGCGCCAACCGCGATTTGGGCAGCGGCGGCAACCGCAACATGGACATCAACGCGAGCCGGCATATCTGGGACTTTTTGAAGCGGTACACGCTGACGACCTTTACACCGATCGGCATGGAAGAAACCGTGGATGTTGACCTGCAAATGAATGTTTTCCCCAATCCTGCGAAGGAGCTTCTTCATGTCAGCGTTTCAACAGGAAAACTGCCAAATGTCAAGGTACTGGATTTACAAGGCCGGGAAGCGTTCGCCCCGATCACATTCCAAACAGGCAATTCAGCGGATGTCAACGTTTCTCACCTACCCAACGGAATGTATTTGCTCCAAGCCGACGGGGTTTCCAAGCGGTTTGCAGTGATGCATTGA
- a CDS encoding acyl-CoA dehydrogenase family protein: MATIETQKTSNRVLEEGQRSSTNFFDSDLVLRELLDEALNGQAKSHLLPLLERLGGKAATEMDALSLTADRNVPELIKRDKWGQTIDEIRFHPAYWSLMQIAVDSQMLRLKWDPELRQRFAGQRHKMGFALGYLFAMSESGQYCPLCMTDGVAHLIDQFCEPEDKDRLLQHIFTADLADFYTGAMFLTEKAGGSDVGANLVEARSLGNGKYSLHGEKWFCSNVNAQLIFALARTNPEVKGTKGLSIFLIERQLENGERNPIEIVRLKDKLGTRSMASGECLLDGTVGTMVGPEFQGFRVMTEMINLSRMYNSVAALAGGRRALVEAWQFLSFRRSFGKIALEHALVRAKFWELGALHLANFQLVWRAIKAMDAAEEGDENEAELLRFLTPMVKRDSAELAVYLCRESMELMGGMGYIEDTVLPKTMRDVMVLPIWEGAGNIMILDMLRAASKSKGLALLLAEIDSLCVDNLVLGQAIREEAKVLAARFEQIRLLSQDEQEYQAKAVLLRLTRCYQAALLLGDSGKDTSGRCFVALDWLLSDWVNFEGKRNAPPLRAEIDTLIGWDF; this comes from the coding sequence ATGGCCACCATTGAAACGCAAAAGACTTCCAACCGGGTACTGGAAGAGGGGCAACGCAGCAGCACCAATTTCTTCGATAGCGATCTTGTATTACGTGAATTGCTGGATGAAGCCTTAAACGGGCAAGCCAAGAGCCATTTATTGCCGCTGCTCGAACGATTGGGGGGCAAGGCAGCGACGGAAATGGATGCACTTTCCCTTACCGCTGACCGGAATGTACCCGAGTTGATCAAACGCGACAAGTGGGGACAAACCATCGATGAAATCCGGTTTCATCCAGCCTATTGGAGCCTGATGCAGATTGCCGTCGATTCGCAAATGCTCCGGTTAAAATGGGATCCCGAATTGCGCCAACGGTTTGCTGGTCAACGCCATAAAATGGGATTTGCCTTGGGATACCTCTTTGCCATGAGTGAATCCGGCCAATATTGTCCGCTTTGCATGACCGATGGCGTGGCGCATCTGATCGACCAATTTTGTGAACCGGAAGACAAGGACAGGCTCCTGCAGCACATTTTCACCGCCGACTTGGCTGATTTCTATACTGGGGCGATGTTTTTGACTGAAAAAGCAGGTGGCTCAGACGTCGGCGCCAATTTGGTTGAGGCAAGATCGCTTGGAAATGGCAAATACAGCCTTCACGGCGAAAAATGGTTTTGCAGCAACGTCAATGCGCAACTGATTTTTGCGCTGGCGCGAACGAATCCGGAAGTCAAAGGCACCAAGGGTTTGTCGATCTTCTTGATTGAACGGCAGCTGGAAAATGGTGAACGCAACCCGATCGAGATCGTCAGGCTCAAGGACAAGCTCGGCACCCGCAGTATGGCGAGCGGAGAATGTTTGCTCGATGGAACCGTGGGCACTATGGTAGGCCCTGAATTCCAGGGATTTCGCGTAATGACCGAGATGATCAATCTCTCGCGCATGTACAACAGCGTAGCCGCGCTTGCGGGTGGGCGGCGCGCATTGGTGGAGGCGTGGCAATTCCTCAGTTTCCGGAGAAGCTTTGGGAAAATTGCCTTGGAGCATGCTTTGGTCCGTGCCAAATTCTGGGAATTGGGCGCCTTGCACCTCGCCAATTTTCAACTCGTATGGCGCGCCATCAAGGCGATGGATGCCGCCGAAGAAGGTGATGAAAATGAAGCCGAACTTCTGCGATTTCTCACGCCGATGGTCAAACGGGATTCGGCAGAATTGGCAGTCTATCTCTGTCGGGAAAGCATGGAATTGATGGGCGGAATGGGATACATCGAGGACACGGTATTGCCCAAAACCATGCGTGATGTCATGGTTCTTCCAATCTGGGAAGGCGCGGGTAACATCATGATTTTGGACATGTTAAGGGCTGCATCAAAAAGTAAAGGTTTAGCGTTGTTGCTTGCGGAAATTGATTCGCTGTGCGTCGATAATTTGGTTTTGGGCCAAGCCATCCGAGAGGAAGCAAAGGTGTTGGCAGCGCGTTTTGAACAGATTCGATTGCTCTCGCAAGACGAACAGGAATATCAGGCAAAGGCAGTTTTGCTGAGACTCACACGCTGTTACCAAGCAGCATTGTTGTTGGGAGATTCCGGAAAGGATACGTCGGGAAGATGCTTTGTCGCATTAGATTGGTTATTAAGTGATTGGGTTAATTTTGAGGGCAAACGGAATGCACCGCCATTGCGTGCAGAGATCGACACATTGATCGGATGGGACTTTTGA
- a CDS encoding DUF4276 family protein, translated as MKLVGIIGEHPHDTEAVANLLVQKFANIVNFKTLLREIHGSMLDSQKTKHLLRKAYENNQADVIVFVRDLDAFEDNREKKLERQTYFNESNKVIDGRGIFLLNIQTLEALIFSDIERFNAFAKSELSFVDNPMMIDNPKRELKENSSYSEGQCPEIFKHIRIDTVAQNCRYFREFLNEFEKRIA; from the coding sequence ATGAAACTGGTTGGCATCATAGGCGAGCATCCGCATGACACGGAGGCCGTTGCAAATCTTCTAGTGCAGAAGTTCGCAAACATTGTCAATTTCAAGACTTTGCTGCGTGAAATCCATGGCAGCATGCTCGATTCTCAAAAGACGAAGCATCTTCTCAGAAAGGCTTACGAGAACAATCAGGCTGATGTCATTGTTTTTGTTCGGGACCTGGACGCATTTGAGGACAATCGGGAAAAGAAGCTGGAGCGTCAAACCTACTTCAATGAATCCAACAAGGTGATCGACGGCAGAGGGATTTTTCTGCTTAATATCCAAACCCTTGAAGCGCTTATCTTTTCGGATATAGAACGATTCAATGCATTCGCTAAGTCGGAATTGAGTTTTGTAGACAATCCAATGATGATCGACAACCCGAAAAGGGAACTCAAAGAAAACAGCAGTTACAGCGAGGGTCAATGTCCGGAAATCTTCAAGCACATTCGCATCGACACCGTCGCCCAAAACTGCCGCTACTTCCGCGAATTCCTCAATGAATTCGAGAAACGCATCGCCTAA